The DNA region TCGGTGGTCACCAGTCCTACAACCAGTCGTTTTGGTAGATTACCGTTGTACAGCGATTCCCTCGTAAACGATAGATTCCCGCGCGGTATAGTTAATGTCTTGACCTCAACGCGACGCAGCGGGTATTTGGCCGGACCGCGTTCCAGAGCTTTTGCGTGGGCTAGCGCGATAGACGGGTTCAGGCGGACCTTGCGAACAAACAAAGACGCGTCTTCCAGGCGGATCTTAAAACCGGCCGCGGCGTCTGAAGACATGAGACTAAATGCGTTTTTACTTCGATGCAGTTTAATTTTGACATCTACACCGTTGAGCATCATTCGATCTTGGAAAAATATATCGCAATGAATAGGTCCAATCAAGTCGACAAAACGACTACCACCAATGTATTGAGCCCGTTTTTTAAGGCCTATATTCACCGCATTTTCGGCTAGTGTAGGGTCAGCTACATCCATTTTACCTGCCGTGTCTTTATGAAACAACCCACCCGTGAGGTGTGTATTCTTGGCATCGGATCCATAAGTCAGTAATGTTTCAATTAATGCCCTATACGAATAAGTATTTGTCGAAGGGGTAATCAATCTCTCGTTCAAAGAAACGTCAACTTCGCTAAACAATGATTGCAAAAGTAAATTGGCAGGGCCTACCGGATCGGCGGGCTGGAGATCGGTTCCGTCTTGTTTAGTAATTTTTAGTTTAACATTAAGCATCGTCTGCGACAAATCCATGTATTCCTCGCTGGACCCTTGTATGTTGAATTGCAAGGGGCCCACGTCGGTGATGCTGTTGAAAGGGTGATATTGCACCCATTGTCCTTTGGTTATACTAGTCTGTGTCGGTGGTACAGAAAACAAGTCCAATTCCGATTTTAAACACTCGCACGAGTGATTGTGTACAAAAGCCATTTTTTAGATATCGAATATATCGGAGGATCTTCTTACTCTCTTTGCGTTCGATCGACTGATGCCTTTACGCTTacgttttctctttttattcacCCTACCGTTACCATTTTGGGAAACGATACGTTGACCCGCCTGAGTAAATCTGCGTTTTGCAGCTTGTTTAACGTTTTTACCGCTCAGAACATCTCCCACTAATTCGCCACCCGTGCGCAATGCTTGTTTTCCGAGAGCCTTTGCACCTTTCTTTAGCAGCGGTACAGCCTGTTTAAAGAGACCGGACAAGATACCTCCCAACCCGAACCCTCTTTGATTGTACGACCCTTGGAACACCGGTATGTCGATACCTCCAGCCTGTCTGACGTAGTAATCTTCGTAATCATCTGCCCccatctttatttatttgttgttgtttttttaaacgaGGTACGACGATCTGGCCTGTCTGAAATGTAGTTTAGCGAGAACCCTTCCTCGTTGAAATGATACCTTTTCTCCCGTGTCGTTTCTTATATCTATAAGGATGGTATCGATATCTTTTTTCACTACCCTTTTGTATTGAGGACTAGCAAACGTATGTCCGACATTTTTCTTCATGTTTGATTCTCTGGTTTGTAGCGCTTTCAAAATAGGGACGCTCGCGTCTCCAACTCGTTGAGATTCGATTATATCGGTGTACAAAAACAACGTCGGCACTCTGTGATGAATGTACGCGGGTCTAGAACCGTGTGTAATAGATCCTCGGGGAATCGATGATTCGTCCATACCGAGTAATATGGGTAATCCATTTAATAGCGTAACTGATGCTTCTTTGGCGGTTTCCACGTTAATCACTTCTTTAATTGAGCTGAACCGAAATCTCACTTTGGACTGTAACGACTTTGAAACCAAAACCTCGTTAAGAGCATCAATCACTTTACCTCCGGTTGAATAAAACCCTGGGGCTATAGCTATTTCGATCGACGAGTCTTCTTCTTCTAATTCGTTATCGCTTATATTCACCAGCAATTTATTGTTGGTATCGTCGACGTTATACCACGTGTGGGGATAATAAATTTCGCTTAAACCAACCTCCCATTCACCGTACAAATGAATAGGCTCCGCCAGCTTGGTCGTGTATCTCGTAAGAGTATTTTCGGGAAAACAGTTCATGGAACTGTTGCTAGGTAAGAGGACGTAAAACTGAGCCGTCATGATGTTTACCGGGCAATATTCTGAACCCAACTGTTGAACTTGGCCGGATAACCTAACCACTTAACGAAATATTCCGTTTTCCCTCCtcgttttcttttctttattacttCTTCCACGCGATACGTATCCTTGTCGCTTTTGGATACTTTTTGCAATTCCTTTTCGTAAAAAGTACCTTCTATGATTTCGCCGTCCCAATCCTCCAGTTTATATGTGGGAACGGTCGAACCGGTACGCTTACGTATCCTAAATATCTCCTCCGTCCAGTTTGCCAGGTAACCTTTCTCGAAAGGCATTTTGTATCTACTTATTCGCACTTTATTACCCTCTTTGAACTTGGGCCGAACTTGTTTCTTTTGCTTCATTTTATACAGATTTTCCCAAACTTCATGTTCGTTATCTTTTGTAACCTGTGAGGGCGCCATACCGATTGATCTGTGTTTAGAATTATTGTAACTCGATACCAATTTTGGAAGTACGTCTATATATTTTCGAGTAGCTTTTGATGTAAAGTATCTCCACATCCTAGTTTTCAACGATCTATTGAATCTTTCCACGACGCTAGCTTTTGTTTCGTTATTGGTAGTGAAAAAATGTATATTCAACGATTTTAGGAGCGCTTGAACTTTACGATTAGTAAACTCTGTACCTTTATCAGTGTGAATTTTTAATGGCTTTCTTTTTCCAGATAATAGTTTTTTCATAGCAGTAAGCATAGAACCGGCAGATTTATTCTTTATAGGTAAAACCCATGCATATTTACTAAGTACGTCTATACACGTAATAAGAAAcgtgttttgtttattatacttttttaaagAAGACAAGTCAACGAGATCCAATTCCCACTGCTCGTCAATAGCTGTAACAAACACCCTGTTTCTCTGAAAACGTCTTTGAATAGGTTTATGAAGAGTGTACGTATCTTGTTTTTCTAACCAGTCTTGAACGTCAGTCTTTGAAATATTAGAGTCATTTTTCACGTTTGTATAAAGTCGATCGACACCCCCGAAACTACCAGGGTTTTTTGGGTCGTAGTACGTAGAACTTAATAGTCTGTCCATAACTCTCTCACTCGTTGAAATGAAACACTCACACATAAaacattacttttaaaaaaagaacaacaacatttttttttttttgtaaattatcaaacaatattttttattaacacACCGCACGAATCAAATATAGTACAATTGTAAATATAGTTTACATACATTTGgaatacaaatacttttaaaaataattgcaaGTAAATTGTACGTGAAAGTAATTAGAATAATcgtgaaaataaaagaatacaaataaattgtaaatgaCGTCGGtaaacaaataatttgatttagaGTTCATTGTTAAGAAAGTTATTTCAACATTGATGTAGGCCTGCGTCCTCCGTTATCGTTTTCGTCAACACCACCGTCGACGGTAACTGCTTTATCAACCTCTTCAATCATCTTTTGTATTTCACCGTGTTGTTCGATTAACTTGTACCACTGTTTTTTTGGAAGGTTTATACCTTTTTTGCCGGGTTTAAACTCGCCTCCTTCTTCGGCCTGGTAACAACGGCGAATACATACAAACTGCTCTTCTTTCCAGTTACTAACTATCACATGTATTATAGGTGTGTCCGAAAGAGGGATTCTTACTGCCTCCACCAAGTTAATGTCTCTTTGCAAATCGTCTAGGGCTTGAagaattaaatcaatattggtAAAAAGTTTTTGCCACAACAGAACGGGTAAATTAATACCTACAGGCCCAGGTTTGAAGGCACCATTTTCTTCCGTTTGATAAAATTCTCTGAGGCAAACATAAACAACTTCACCCCAGCGCTGGGCCACTACATGGCGTTTTTCAGACAGAAAAATCCTGTTTGTTGAGGTTATTGTAACCTTTGGTTCAGCACCGGTCATTTCGGTATAATCCTTGGCGCTCATTCCTGAGGCAGagtgaaatgtttttttacttGTAGACGGCTTCGTTGCTTTACTCAAATCGTTAGATTGACTGTTGAAAAATTTTCTAGGATCCAATAATTTCGAGGAGTTAGAAGTCATCGTTGGTACTTTAAAACTGCTACACTCGTCAGTTTTAGAACTCCCCATAACTCTTTTCATAGTCCTACGAGCCTTCTCGCCAATTGCTAATTTTGGAGCAGGTACGTTTTTGAAACTCATGTTGAGCGATTGTATGTAGAGTGATGAACAGAGAGAGTGAAACGAATGATGGTTGATAGTTCTGAATGATTTCGTTTGCATCAGGTCCGATATATATACAGTTGAGTACGGAAGTACCTTTTTAAAAGTAATTAGCCTAAAGCGTTGTTAATAGTTTTTCCTATCAATTGTCTCCCTACAACGCATGCGGATTAAAGCAttgttaattgtttgttttccgGTCAATCGTTTTTCCGTGGCACGTGCGAAACACGTTTTAGATATCCTCACACAATAACTTATACAGGTTCTCTGAATTAGTCAAGGTATTTACgagaaagtaaacaaaatgtctatACCGTGGTAATGAATATTCCTCGTACTTATTCATCTCGCTGTACACGGTATCGTCTGTAACATACTCTTTATCCAGAACCTCCcgataaaaataatcaatctgTTCTTCTGGAGATTTCATTAAACAGAAGTCATGATCTTTTTGACCAGGCCTATCAAATTCGCAACCATAACAAGCCGCTTTACTTAACATCCAACACATGTTTAACATTTGAGAAACAAACACTTCTCTGGTTAAATATtccaatttcaataaaaattctCTCTCCACCTCATCTACGTACGTAAATATACAACTTGTAGCCCGGCTACCCCTCTCATCTCCTTCATCAACACCGGCGGGTACACCCTCATTGGTCCGCATGTACCGATCACCGATATCGTTACCTGTAACAACAGTCTCCTCATCATCGCTAATAATTATAACTGTATCTACACAGCTACCTAACGAAAAATCTATACTTCCAGACATAGCGAAATACTGTAACTCTACGATAAAATAGACGAAACAACTGGAAAGGTCACAAAAAGCAGTCCCTCTTCTTACAATGTCTAAAAAGAAACGgctctaaaatataaaaaacaaaactattgtaccaaacaaaaagaacaatgaacaaaagaaattaggaaATACTAAACAAAGGTGACCTATGCAATGGTCAAACCgcctaaaaataacaatagcaaTCCTCAAACAAAGAACTACCTTCACTAATATATTTTAACCCAGGCCAAAACGAAAACCccgccaaaataacaaacccCCTTCTCTAACAAAGAATGACCTTTCgctaattaatattacaataacaggaaattaaacaatagaaaatataatatataccctAGGGATATGACATTCCTTTCGGGTCTGGTACAAAGAGTGACCTTtcactaattattattacaatacctggaaattaaacaatagaaatatgaaatatgcCCTGGGGGTATGACATTCCATTCGGGTCTGAAGTCCTACATATACTACTCATATTCACCAATGTATTTAAAGACGTTATCAAACTTCATAGTGTGATACTGGCAGTATACTTATTCAACAACCAAACCTGACGCTACTGATCCATTGATAGGATTGGTTCTATTGTGTGTAAGCTACAGTTCTTACAAATTAACATAGCACAAGACCATATATAGAATACCTTTAAATGCATCAGCGCGCAATTATTGTGTTTCTAGTAAATTGGTACTTATTCAACAACCAAACCTGACGCTACTGATCCCTGGATAGGATTGGTTCTATTGTGTGTAGGCTACAGTTGTTACAAATTAACATAGCACAAGACCATATATAGAATACCTTTAAATGCATCAGCGCGCAATTATTGTGTTTCTAGTTTGGTACTTATTCAACAACCAAACCTGACACTACTGATCCCTGGATAGGATTGGTTCTATTGTGTGTAGTTGTTACAAATGTTAGTTATTAACATATTAACACAAGACTAAATGCATCACCGCGCAATCCCTCTTTCAAGTTTAACTTAACTTTAACTATTGTACTATTTTTGAAAACAAATGCTCCTGCGGGTCCCATGGACTCAACACCGCACAAATGATAGCATAAGAGAGGAGCTTGGTGTATCAAATGATTGGTTGCTGCAGTATGTTAAAAAGCAGAAATTGTGCTATTTTGGTGACATTAAGCGGAAAGATGGAATGGAGAAGCCAGTGTTAGAGGCTTATGTTACAGGGAAGAGAAGAAGAGGAAGACCAAGATGCAAATGGAAAAGAACTATAACAGATGTGTTTGACTCTATGGAGCAAGCAAGTAGGATGACAGAAGACAGGCGATGGTTTCAGAATACTGTTAGAGaagctttcttttttttttcgagTGTGAAAATCTCCTCTTGAGGATGAAGTCTTTCTCATGATTGTTGTCCGTGCTTAAAAAATGCCTAATGCAAAAGCTTTCGATAATTTAGAGCTCACTTGTAATCAAGctatatacatattaaataaaatcataaatcaTGAAAATAAACAATGCTGATACTTCTGTTTTTCGTGATCATTACATCACACATCGTGCCCAGCAGACTCTAACCCCGATATTTATTCTGTAGAATAGATATGTTCGAAATGGATGACACCATTTAGTTTGTCGTTAAAGTTAGACTGGAAGATGAACTAAATTTTGTTTTGGAAAAGACTTTGATATGTAAATTTGaagtagttattattattatatttttctggATAGGCGAAAATTAAAACgaagttttaaaaatttgaaattgtaAGTAATTCATGGTATAAGTGATAGATTCTACTTTATTTCTCcgtttataaaaatattgttttagatactatttctaaaattaaaaataaattgtcatTAGTAACATTATTAGTTTGCTAAAacacacatactgtatatttatatactaaACATAAATGTAAACCTATAGTaggttattttttaattagcTACAAGTACAACATGTTACTGCTATTTGACATATTCCCTTCTATACATAAATGTTTTGAACACATTGCTTAGTTTCACGGCGATTTAAATATCTAGATACAACCCAAACCCAAACGAAATTAACTAAAGCTGGCATGAGAACCAATATAACGATTTAATCACTATTTCAAATTGCAACAGTTTTTTATTCTTAAGTATTGGCTGCTCCTTGCATCTGAAGACTTTCAAAATCTTTATTCCCTCTTATGTTGTTTTTcctgtaataataaaacaagaATATAAGTTACACGGTGTCATCGGTAATCGGAAATAAGTTTAAAGGTAAAAGTAAAGTACTGTTTTTACCTTGTAATCATTTCAGCTTCTTCTATAGTCTGCGGCATTGGCACATTTAAAGTTTCCGGCAGCAGAAGTGCCACCAGTCCAGAAGTCACTGACGTAAAACTGAACGCCACCAGCGGCAGAGGTGCCCATACTTTTTCGAGGAAAAGAATCTGTGGGGCAAGCATCCCAGCCACTCGTGAAAAGAGAGAGCATATTCCTAAACCGGTGCTCCTGTAAACACATAAAATTACGTTGTAAGTGTCACATGTATTGACACAATGTGCACCAAAAGAACGGGTGCTGTGTTTTTTTCGTAAAACCAATCATTTATACAAAGGCCAGAAAACATTCAggaattaatattattgtacgAACTTAGCATATATTATTGCttgtgaaaataaatgtatttaacttGCCTAATATTCGTTGGAAAAAGTTcaacagtatatatataaacaattccaAATGCAGATGTAATGAAAAACTTGCCAATCATTGCTAAAGATGTTCTGAAAGCCACGAGTGTTACCGCTGAAGATGTACAaacatgattattattactctAAATAAATGGCTTTATAAAAGCAACACGTTGCTCAAAAATTGAAAATTCGAATCGACCTGAAAAATACATTGTTAAATTACCTTAGTAATATTTGTAGTATAATAAAAAGGTGGAATTCTGATTgtcggtttagaattaatgttctttgcctcttgtgtttatatatatatatataaacacaagaggcaaagaacattaattctaaaccgcccggtgatatactgaaatttaattaattaatttgaaacgataaagatgaggaaatctgtgagaatgagaaaaagtcgccccaaccgccgagactcgaactcggcccgcctgcttgatatgcagatgtcttaaccattagaccactggcgctttcatggtattgttcgaactcgattggataacgactctttaacattctcggcgtggtacggcggaacagcactagtcctcagttgtacgcacgcgtggtctaatggttaggacatctgcatatcaagcaggcggtcagagttcgagtctcggttggggcgactttttctcattctcacagatttcctcatctttatcgtttcaaattaattaattaaatttcagtatatcaccgggcggtttagaattaatgttctttgcctcttgtgtttatatatataaaagtatctcttcggagatcccgcctcgtgaataacaAGGCCAaaagccattaagtcgcgtgctacaatgcatagtgataccggaccgatagacagaccgacagaccgacagacagacagacagagagaccgaccgaccgacatagtgaactatactgaccgaaattactgaagatgtttaaaaatgttgaaatgtttaaaaacatttatttttttttaatttacacgtgcgtagcctgtcactttcgacgtgctcgtataacgtaatttcgagttgaaaagtaagtcaagaaaacagaaatagggcaaaaagagtgcgcaataacatttaacacgcagtgcgcgcgcaaaaatatgcgcactcatggcaattttgtaaacgcttaaaatggcctgaaatgtactcttatttcatcgaaaataaattttgaaaatgttaagcgcgcgtcgtacgcatgcgttacatgcgctacgcacgtaattgtattgccatatgatgatttatgccctgaaatttatgagtaccaaattttatttaattgtgattcatggttgtgaagatatgattacaaacgtgatttcgttaaatcgtgcgtagaccgcgtaattttttattgcgcaccgtgaaaacataaccacattgattcctggc from Antedon mediterranea chromosome 2, ecAntMedi1.1, whole genome shotgun sequence includes:
- the LOC140039281 gene encoding uncharacterized protein F54H12.2-like, encoding MAFVHNHSCECLKSELDLFSVPPTQTSITKGQWVQYHPFNSITDVGPLQFNIQGSSEEYMDLSQTMLNVKLKITKQDGTDLQPADPVGPANLLLQSLFSEVDVSLNERLITPSTNTYSYRALIETLLTYGSDAKNTHLTGGLFHKDTAGKMDVADPTLAENAVNIGLKKRAQYIGGSRFVDLIGPIHCDIFFQDRMMLNGVDVKIKLHRSKNAFSLMSSDAAAGFKIRLEDASLFVRKVRLNPSIALAHAKALERGPAKYPLRRVEVKTLTIPRGNLSFTRESLYNGNLPKRLVVGLVTTEAFNGSYEKNPYNFQHFNTNFLALYIDGDQVPWKPLKPKFEDGGNYMLAYQSLFSGSNTLFQDTGNQISRDDYPKGYSLFAFDLTPDLANAGHFNLIRQGNIRLEIQFSTALTETINILVYSEFDSIIEIDKSRNVIIDF